The following nucleotide sequence is from Fundulus heteroclitus isolate FHET01 chromosome 24, MU-UCD_Fhet_4.1, whole genome shotgun sequence.
ctgttcttcaattatgcattatgtgttgtcatttctgctttaactttctgttctctctcttttctcttcatagtaggtacacctggtctggcgttctgttaactgtgacatcatccagagaagacggctcacccgctactaccatctaatgtagaacagattactagatcaatgtgtgcttctgtgcttttttgtttctcttgttgtgtctctgttctgtcttctgtaacccccagtcggtcgaggcagatgaccgttcatactgagcccggttctgccggaggtttttccttcccgttaatgggtggtttttcttcccactgtcgcttcatgcttgctcagtatgagggattgcagcaaagccatggacaatgcagacgactcttcctgtagctctacggttccccaggagtgaatgctgcttgtcgggactttgatgcaatcaactggtttccttatataggacatttttgaccaatctgtataatctgacccaatctgtataatatgattgaacttgactttgtaaagtgccttgagatgacatgtttcatgatttggcgctatataaataaaattgaattgaattgaattgaattaaactaaataaagattatgcacacagacacaaaacacaCCAACCTGAGAATTTCCAGTTGCAAATGTCTATTCTCCAGTCCAGACCACAGCAGGTTCACGCCTGAATCCATCAGGTTGTTGTTACTGAGATCCAACTCTCTTAGACTCCAGCAGGAAGTTCTAataactgaggacagagcttcacagctttgCTCAGAGAGGTCACATCCACTCAGTCTGGAAAGAGATTTATACAGATGgcattaagttatttttctttccatgtCATTCCAGCTGACAATAAGGTATATGTGTAAAAATAACTCACATAGCTTTGTTGGAGACTTTGAGCACTGGCAGTAGCCTGAGGAGAgcctcctctgaagcagagtatttcttcaggtcaaacacacCCAGATCTTCTCCTGATGACAGTAAGATGAAGAccagagctgaccactgagcaggagacagttttTGTGTAGATATACTTCCTGAACTCAGAGATTGTTGGATTTCTGTCACTAGAGAATGACTATTGAGTTCATTCAGACAATGGAACAGGTTGATGCTTTTCTCTACAGACAGGTTTTCACTGAGCCTCTTCCTGATGTACTGGACTGTTTCTTGACTGGTTGTATCTTCGGTCACTGAAATCAGACCTCGTAGGAGAGTCTGATTGGTCTGCAATGAAAGACCTAGAAGGAAGCGAAGGAACAAATCCAGATGTCCGTTTGGACTCTTCAAGGCCTTATTTACAGCAGCCTGGTGAAGCTGAATTATTTTTTGATTCTGTTTCTTGGAGGTTTGACCCTTATTCATTTGATTCACACCAGAGTAGATGAAGGTCAGATGGACATGGAGAGCAGCCAGGaactcctgaacactcagatggacaaagcagaacaccttgtcctggtacagCCCGCTCTCCTCTttaaagatctgtgtgaacactcctgagtacactgaggctgctctgacatcgatgccacactctgtcaggtctgattcatagaagatcaggtttcctttctgcagctgatcaaaagccagttttcccagagactcaatcatcttcctgTTCTCTGGACTCCAGGGTgaatctgtttcagctcctccatcatacttgaccttcttcattttggtctgaaccactaggaagtggatgtacatctcagtcagggtcCTAGGTAGTACTGCCCTCTTGTTGGTCTCCAACAtctcctccagaaccgtagcagtgatccagcagaagactgggatgtggcacatgatgtggaggcttcttgatgtcttcatgtgggagatgatcctcctggcctgcccctcatctctgaatctcttcctgaagtactcctccttctttgaatcagtgaaccctctgacctctgtcaccatgccaacacactcaggagggatctgattggctgctgcaggtcgtgtggttatccagaggtgagcagagggaagcagtttccccctgatgaggttcgtcagcagaacatccattgaggtggactctgtagcatcagtcagaatcttctggttctggaagtccagaggaagtcgactctcatccagaccatcaaagatgaacagaacctggaagtgttcaaagctgcagattcctTTGGTTTcggtaaagaagtgatgaacaaggtccaccaagctgaactttttctctttcagcacattcagctctctgaaggtgaatggaaatatgaagtggatgttctggtgggttttgtcttcagcccagtccagagtgaacttctgtgTTAAGACcgttttcccaatgccagccactccctttgtcatcactgttctgattggttgatctcctccaggtgggactttaaagatgtcttctagtctgatggttgtttctggtctgtgtggtttcctggatgctgcttcaatctgtctgacctcatgttcctcattgacctctccagtccctccctctgtgatgtagagctctgtgtagatctggttcagaagggttggacttcctgctttagcgatcccctcaaacacacactggaacttcttCTTCAAGTTTCTTTTAAGGTTAAGTTGAAAAACTGAGGGAAGAAGCCCTGGATGAACATAAACATAGGATTATTCATGGTAAATGTGATATACAgaatgaatgttggtgttcactgaagcagacgctaaacctgccaagGCTCAGATATGAACGTAGAGTTGACTAGTtgataacggttggtcttcgatcacgccaaACTGCCGCCGAATCAGATATTTGCGTAAACACATAATTGATGTAAtcctaaatttaaaaaaaattatattttagtctgttttaatgtcagacagtgatAAATATGGATTCAGTTGAGGATAGTCAATATGAATTAGATTTAAGAAATGATGAAGATGGCAAGCAAACAGAATACCAGCCATACGAAATTGGGACCGATGAGTAGGAGAACGACAATCAGAATGAGTTTGTGGAAATTATAACTTCATAAAAACAATTCAGAGTAATAGAAGAGTAGTATGGGTTATATAGTATAGTATTAGTCTAAATCTTACTGTAACCAACTTTAcgttcattttaataaaactataaagatcaaaataaaagtattcatGATGACCCTGAGACATACGTTTTTGCTGTTGAATAGTAATGCTTGGATTACGCCTATTTTAATAAGTAAAACAGTactgacattttttaccaatgtagCAATATAACATCACCCATAAAGCATTAATGTATGTACATAACGCTATGTGAGTTAGAATTTATGTAAAAACATGGCAGACTACTCAAAGTCAATaataaactgcataaaatctAAGATTACAGAAGTCTGAGGTATATGTTGTCTACACCAATATTTTTGTAGACATTGAAAATACTATAATGTTCCCTGATGGATTATTGTTGTGTTCACCATTTCTGTTGAACTTGGAGTTGACCTAGCTCAAGAGTCTTTTGGTAGCGGTCAAGCGTTAGCTGGCCTATTATAGCGGCCACCTAAATAAACAAGTGGGGAGCAAAACATCTTGTGACTGGGTCCTCTACACCAGACATGGGCATTGTACAGCCCCCGGGCCGCATGAGGATCATGTGCGGCCCGTGAGGTAAAAGTGAAACCACACCAATTGCAGACCTGGGCATTGTATGCCCCGCGTCACATACCGCCtgtcaaaatacctctaaaatcgGTGGTGTGGTCAGCCCGACCATATTTCCTGTTACTCACAAATTAAGATAATTTGGACATTAAATGTATTACGTAAAATAGATAACATAAGAGCTctgtaattgtatgttttaattGATCATTTTCTCTTTACTGAATTATATGGTTGAttaattgtcttttcttttttaaaggatCAAGCATTCATGTAATAAATGAGtgaaataatgattattttagtgcagtACAAGTGTCAGGCTAAGTAGAAAATAGGTTTGTGGAAAGAGGAAGTAGCACTTGGAAGGAGACTCCATCTGCTATCCACAGGAAATGTGCCGGGGAGAAGGAGGAAGTGGAACCAGACGGTTTGGTTCAATGACCAGCTGCTGGGGTGACGGCGATGAGAAGATTAGGGAGTTTTTGCTGTTGTTCAGTAAAGGGGGATGTTTCAGAATTTTTGCAACCTCCCAAAGGCTCTCTCAGCACAtaaaagaaaggtgatttgGGTACTCAGTGCTCAGTCTCCTCAGAAGACACGCAGCGCggagcagaagaaaagaagaccCAGGACGGAAGAACGATCGTTGAGCCAAAAGAAGAACACGGCGCCCCTGTCTCTGAGAATTGCCCAGACTGAGTCAGATTatctatttttgtgtttttccacaattcgGGGCCAACGATCTGCAAATCCAGCCAACAAGAACCACTGTGGTTTTGACCTGGTTGATGAGAAGAGCCTAGATGTTCCGAAGATGTGAGTTGCACCCGTGAGATGTCAGTTCTGAAGCTGAACCAGCTTGTCGAGCCGAAGAGACGGACCTCAGACACAGACATCAAAGCAGGGACTAGAGGCGCGAGTCTTTGTGAACGGGGCATTAACGGGACATCGGGGTTGCCATCAAGAGACGGGAAGTTTTTGGCtgattattatcattatctatttttgtgtttttccacaattcgGGGCCAACGATCTGCAAATCCAGTCAACAAGAACCACTGTGGTTTTGACCTGGTTGATGAGAAGAGCCTAGATGTTCCGAAGATGTGAGTTGCACCCGTGAGATGTCAGTTCTGAAGCTGAACCAGCTTGTCGAGCCGAAGAGACGGACCTCAGACACAGACATCAAAGCAGGGACTAGAGGCGCGAGTGTTTGTGAACGGGGCATTAACGGGACATCGGGGTTGCCATCAAGAGACGGGAAGTTTTTGGCTGAACAACTACTTTACCCAGAAATCAAAGACACTTTGGGATTCCATCTGGGGTTCGGGTCAGTTTGCTCCTCTAAAGTTAAAATCCTCTCCTGAAAGTATTAGTAACCAGCCTTAGAGAAGTTGATTAAATTAGAAGTTAAAAtagaagttgtggacattcaattATTGAGTCAACATTTTCCTGAGTTCTTCTATGATTGTAAAACAGTCACGGTGCATGGTTCTAGAAATATTTAGGAGGTCTTGAAAGGTTGCCTGTAGCCCAAACTTTACAAAAACacccttagggacttttgagtTTCTAAAACATACTGATCGTATAATTGCTGTTGTATAAAAGTTGGAGCCACCGTTAACTAGGGCGGTGGTCGGGGAACAGGTGGCTTCAGGCTACTAAgttgcctgacctgtccactGAAGAAGGGTGTGGCCCTAGGACGAAGGTGGTTAGTCGGTCAGTCGTATCCTACTCATCTAGCTGAGaaggtctcacaggaattcCTAACAGGGTAATACTTGTTAGATTCAGAGGTCCTTAGAACCCCAGCTAgtctgagctttaacccaaaataggaaAGGATGTGGGAAGTGGGGTTTTAGTTCAAAGCCGAAATCGTCAGGTGGCGCCCAACGTGGGGCCCTGAGATAGGGAGACCCCAAAAGTAGTGGTAGGGAGTAGAAAGGCTAAGGTTAATTagaattttcaaaatattttctaatttcACCTCATGAATGGACTGAAGCTgctatgcttttattttgaagttgtTATTTTATTCACGTACGTAATGACGCATCACGGCGTGCGTATGATTGGATCGTTGTCACAAGCTGGTCACCACACTACTTTAGCCCTGAAAAATGTCTGTTTGTGCTAAAAAAAGAACGCTAGATGCCGAATGCAGAGTTTTCAACAAAAATTGGACAACTAAGTATTTATTTACGGAAGTCAGAGGTAAAGCTGTGTGTTTAGTTTGCGGGGAGCAGATCGCCGTGTTTAAGGACTACAATTTGAATCGGCATTACGAGACGAAACACGCGGAGAAATACAGAAACTTGAATGACGCTGAAAAGGCACAGAGATTGGAAGCTTTGTTTGCTAAGCTGCAAAAGCAACAAGGCTTTTTTACCAACCTTCACACGTCCAGGGATGCAGCAACCAAGACCAGCTTTGTAATATCCCACAAAATGGCTAAAAACAGTAAGCTGTTCTCAGAGGGGGAGTTTGTCAAAGAGTGCTTGGTGGACTCTGCAGCATTAATATGCcctgaaaaaaagaagcatttgaGCGAGTCCCGTTGTCGAGGCGAACCGTGACAAGAAGGATCGAGCACATAGTGGGGAATCTGGAGCTTCAGCTGCAACGCGAAGTGGCAAGTTTTGACTTTTTCTCCTTGGCTTTGGACGAGAGCTGTGATGTCCGAGACACAGCGCAGTTACTCATATTTGTCCGTGGGATAACGTCGGACTTCAAGATTACGGAGGAGCTGGCAGCAATGCGGTCGATGAAAGGAACGACCACTGGGAACAATCTGTTCGCGGAGGTACATGCATGCATGGACACACTGGGACTGAAATGGGACAGACTGGCTGGTGTCACAACGGACGGTTGTCCAAATCTTACGGGGAAAAATGTCGGACCTTTGAAACATATGCAAGATAAAGTGACGGAAAGCGTTGCACATCAGAAATTGGTATTTTTGCACTGTATTATACACCAAGATGTGTTGTGCAAATCAGTGCTGAAAATCAATCATGTTATTGATGTTGTTGCTAAAATTGTAAACTTTATCAGGGCCCAGGCATTGAATCACAGACAGTTTGTCTCACTTTTGGAGGAGCATGAAACTGAACATTGTGACATCGGCTACCACACAGCTGTCAGGTGGCTCAGCCTGGGCAAAGTGCTACAAAGAGTGTGGGATCTGAAAGCAGAGATTGGAGAGTTTTGTGAGAAGAAAGGTAAAGACATCCCAGAGCTTTCAGATAAGGACTGGATGTAAGATTTTGCATTTGCTGTGGATGTGACTGCACTGATGAACAAACTGAACACCAAGCTATAAGGCAAGGGCCTTTTTGTTCATGAAATGCACAGCCTGGTGAAGGCTTTCATGAGAAAGATGCAGTTTCTTTCATTCTCACTCACATGCAAACCCTGAAAGAAGTCACaccatggaccgcggaacgcatttcaaattggtcgggcccatcaggcAATACTCAATACCACTACCCATCACATACGCACGCGCCCGCATACACATAAAACAGCAGCATCCCCTTGATCACGCAACTGATTTGCGTCACATGACACAAGACAAGCCAATccatttttagacaccagaatttattgctttctcataggctgtggtccctgagcatgagaaatgtgtctgccatgttataattaaaatcggcaccgaatttttatttaactttttttctgacgttccagcacacacgccccggatttatttccacttacaatcattatattacagctaacacaatatttacagaataaaaatacattaaaaagaaaagtcaaactcactcCTGTCGTGAGATTGGTTTCTGCTGTATATCTACAATAATGGTAGTTCGGCTTCCTGACCACTGGGGGAGCTCTAGGAAACTAGAGTGATATAGGTTCAAGGCAGAAGAGTTGTATGTCGCTACCACATGCttaaggaaaataaatggaagCATCGCTTTCCAACTGGGACAACGTCTTCTGTCTTTCCTCATAACATGACATGGTGTCAGAATTAAGGACTTAAACGCCTTCTGAGAGAACACAATGGCAAAGTTTGGACCTCCGGAGCCGTTTGACTTTACACAGCCTGCGGAGTGGCCGACCTGGCGGCAGAGATTCTCTCGCTTCAGAGTCGCGTCAAAACTCGACAGAGAGAGCCGCGAAGTGCAGGTAAATTCGCTCCTGTACTC
It contains:
- the LOC118557839 gene encoding NACHT, LRR and PYD domains-containing protein 3-like — translated: MDQCEDSEDRLPPPETPHHGEHENQTKAQRIQQTLKPEPEPSCVSLKSDWSKGIVHDFKSDQPSAAERVYPWTSDVPRGPSPQQQQTQLDSIFMLLEDNMVTFVKNELKKIQKVLSTDYPECSESHWENEEVLEGEDEEQRRSSREAVVKITLDFLRRMKQEELAERLQRLLPSVFQLNLKRNLKKKFQCVFEGIAKAGSPTLLNQIYTELYITEGGTGEVNEEHEVRQIEAASRKPHRPETTIRLEDIFKVPPGGDQPIRTVMTKGVAGIGKTVLTQKFTLDWAEDKTHQNIHFIFPFTFRELNVLKEKKFSLVDLVHHFFTETKGICSFEHFQVLFIFDGLDESRLPLDFQNQKILTDATESTSMDVLLTNLIRGKLLPSAHLWITTRPAAANQIPPECVGMVTEVRGFTDSKKEEYFRKRFRDEGQARRIISHMKTSRSLHIMCHIPVFCWITATVLEEMLETNKRAVLPRTLTEMYIHFLVVQTKMKKVKYDGGAETDSPWSPENRKMIESLGKLAFDQLQKGNLIFYESDLTECGIDVRAASVYSGVFTQIFKEESGLYQDKVFCFVHLSVQEFLAALHVHLTFIYSGVNQMNKGQTSKKQNQKIIQLHQAAVNKALKSPNGHLDLFLRFLLGLSLQTNQTLLRGLISVTEDTTSQETVQYIRKRLSENLSVEKSINLFHCLNELNSHSLVTEIQQSLSSGSISTQKLSPAQWSALVFILLSSGEDLGVFDLKKYSASEEALLRLLPVLKVSNKAMLSVCKLTQKSCEGLASVLSSSSSLRELDLSNNDLQDSGVTLLSAGLKSPHCELEILRLSGCMIADNGCISLASALSSNASFLKELDVSYNDPGEKSVKLLNERLEDPRCSLDTLRVKPAGDRWCKPGLRKYSCQLKIDTNTVNINLKLSEGNRKVTRVEEDQPYPDHPDRFDHCQLLCRNRLTGHSYWEVEWRGNVRISMSYQGIKRKRCGEECILGFNNQSWSLSCSDKDGYSAWHNKRITPIYSSSSSSSSSSSSISNRVAVYVDQRAGILSFYRVSSDSLIHLYTFNTSFTEPLYPAFRLGTNSSVFLCSR